One genomic segment of Mytilus trossulus isolate FHL-02 chromosome 4, PNRI_Mtr1.1.1.hap1, whole genome shotgun sequence includes these proteins:
- the LOC134713739 gene encoding microfibril-associated glycoprotein 4-like gives MFLLLIVLLLLSCSSGELNQFNCIEVIPGRLFNDDIVFSKDESSYTDCIAFCMDHDEIWLSASLQKNNCNCHNKHFIATDGSTDSSSTYFKLDKRTNSHNCYDIYSCYSKGNGVYNVSLDGTKDDFHIYCDMDNGGWSVIQRRFDGSLSFEKSYVEYQEGFGDVDGEYWLGLDNMHTLVSSGDFEVRFDLEDWEGNTGYAVYSYFSLADKNSTYQLNISGYTGDVGDAARYHDGMLFSAGTIDNDYWPTKCVDRFGGGGFWYNKCHHMNINGEYNNTADGRGINWGQWRGYHYSLKSVSMKVRPKQN, from the coding sequence ATGTTTTTATTGCTGATTGTTCTGTTGTTGCTATCGTGCAGTTCTGGAgaattaaatcagtttaattgTATAGAGGTTATTCCAGGAAGATTATTTAATGACGATATTGTTTTCTCCAAAGATGAAAGCTCTTATACAGATTGCATTGCATTCTGTATGGATCATGATGAAATTTGGCTGAGTGCgtcattacaaaaaaacaactgtAACTGCCATAACAAACATTTCATAGCCACTGACGGAAGTACAGATTCTTCATCCACCTATTTTAAACTAGACAAGAGAACTAATAGTCATAACTGTTATGACATCTACAGTTGTTACTCCAAAGGAAACGGTGTATATAATGTTTCACTAGACGGTACGAAGGACGACTTCCATATTTACTGTGATATGGATAACGGGGGCTGGTCTGTAATACAGCGCCGGTTTGACGGTTCCTTAAGTTTTGAGAAGAGTTACGTGGAATACCAAGAAGGTTTTGGCGATGTTGATGGTGAATACTGGTTGGGTCTGGACAATATGCATACACTTGTAAGTTCTGGTGACTTTGAAGTTAGATTTGACCTTGAGGATTGGGAAGGAAATACTGGTTATGCGGTTTATAGTTATTTCTCATTGGCAGACAAAAATAGCACATATCAATTAAATATAAGTGGTTATACTGGTGATGTGGGAGATGCAGCTCGCTATCATGATGGTATGTTGTTTTCTGCTGGTACTATTGATAATGATTATTGGCCTACAAAATGTGTCGATCGATTTGGCGGTGGAGGTTTCTGGTACAACAAATGTCACCATATGAATATCAATGGAGAGTACAACAACACAGCGGATGGAAGAGGAATAAACTGGGGACAGTGGCGTGGTTATCATTATTCCTTAAAATCTGTAAGCATGAAGGTCAGACCTAAACAGAATTAA